A single Chryseobacterium sp. DNA region contains:
- a CDS encoding SMP-30/gluconolactonase/LRE family protein — MKNICKIGLIGLVFALVNCQSANYSKMFYEGVQPEKVSDKFSFTEGPSADEEGNVYFTDQPNDKIYYWDWKTNQIIEFLNKTGRANGTHFDKDGYLITCSDDQGEIWKISKDKKVEVIVKGFEGKRLNGPNDVWNDAVGGMYFTDPLYERDYWIDFKQELLHKSLYYRSKDGKTMKLETFTQPNGIVGSEKLKKLYLSDIDAGKTYVYDILGDGKLSEKKLFCEMGSDGMVLDKHGNLYLTGNGVHIFNRDGKKIYHIQIPEKWTSNVTFGGKNNDVLFITASRSVYTFPTKVRGIK, encoded by the coding sequence ATGAAGAATATCTGTAAAATAGGACTGATTGGTTTGGTTTTCGCATTGGTAAACTGCCAATCAGCAAATTATAGTAAAATGTTTTATGAAGGTGTACAGCCGGAAAAAGTTTCGGATAAGTTTAGTTTTACAGAAGGCCCGTCAGCAGATGAGGAAGGAAACGTATATTTTACAGACCAGCCTAATGATAAGATCTATTATTGGGACTGGAAGACCAACCAGATCATTGAATTTTTAAATAAAACGGGAAGGGCAAACGGGACCCACTTTGATAAAGACGGCTATTTGATTACCTGTTCAGATGATCAGGGAGAGATCTGGAAAATATCGAAAGATAAAAAAGTAGAGGTGATTGTAAAAGGATTTGAAGGAAAGAGATTGAATGGCCCTAATGATGTCTGGAATGATGCAGTGGGAGGGATGTACTTTACAGATCCTTTGTACGAAAGAGACTACTGGATAGATTTTAAACAGGAATTACTGCACAAAAGTCTTTATTACAGAAGCAAAGATGGGAAAACCATGAAGCTGGAAACTTTTACACAGCCCAATGGAATTGTGGGCAGTGAGAAATTGAAAAAATTATACCTTTCCGATATTGATGCCGGAAAAACATATGTTTATGATATCCTGGGTGATGGAAAATTATCCGAGAAAAAACTGTTTTGTGAAATGGGATCAGATGGGATGGTTTTGGATAAACACGGTAACCTTTATCTGACAGGAAACGGAGTTCATATTTTTAACCGTGACGGTAAGAAGATCTATCATATTCAGATTCCTGAAAAATGGACCTCCAATGTAACCTTTGGCGGAAAAAATAATGATGTTTTATTCATTACAGCTTCAAGGTCTGTTTATACTTTTCCGACAAAAGTGAGAGGGATAAAGTAG
- a CDS encoding DEAD/DEAH box helicase: MELQSIYQKLQIQDMNQMQKSTYKATENKQDVVLLSPTGSGKTLAFLFPVLRNLKKDTTGIQTLILVPARELALQIEQVFKAMGTDFKVSVCYGGHDKKIEVNNLIEAPAVLIGTPGRVVYHLRNNNFDPKTIQTLVLDEFDKALELGFHEDMEFISNSLKGLSQRILTSATAMDEIPKFTGLKNEKLVDFLKLSEVKPDIQLRKVMTISEEKLDTLFNLICKIGNKRTLIFCNHREAVDRISELLREKGIDRETFHGGMEQDERERALLKFRNDSARILITTDLASRGLDVPEVESIVHYQLPPKEDAFIHRNGRTARMNAKGFAYLIMTAEENFPFIKNNTPEESVTGFNKIPEKTPFQTIYISAGKKDKVNKVDIVGYLLKKGELQKEDVGAIEVKDTTSYVAVARNKVNAVLRKLQHEKLKGKKVKMEVAY; encoded by the coding sequence ATGGAACTACAATCAATCTATCAGAAACTGCAGATTCAGGATATGAATCAAATGCAGAAATCTACCTATAAAGCTACAGAAAACAAACAAGATGTTGTTTTGCTCTCACCTACAGGCTCAGGGAAAACACTTGCTTTTTTATTTCCGGTTCTTAGAAACCTGAAAAAAGATACTACAGGAATTCAGACATTGATTTTAGTTCCGGCAAGAGAATTAGCTTTACAGATTGAACAGGTTTTCAAAGCAATGGGAACAGATTTTAAGGTTTCTGTCTGCTACGGAGGTCATGACAAAAAAATTGAGGTCAACAATTTAATTGAAGCTCCTGCAGTTTTAATAGGAACTCCGGGAAGGGTTGTTTACCACTTAAGAAATAATAATTTTGATCCGAAAACAATTCAGACTTTAGTTTTAGATGAGTTTGACAAGGCTTTAGAACTAGGCTTCCATGAAGATATGGAATTCATCTCGAATTCTTTGAAAGGCCTGTCACAACGCATCCTGACTTCTGCAACAGCAATGGATGAAATTCCAAAATTTACAGGATTAAAAAATGAAAAGCTCGTTGATTTTCTAAAATTAAGCGAAGTAAAACCGGATATTCAATTGCGAAAAGTAATGACCATTTCTGAAGAAAAGCTGGATACGCTTTTTAATCTGATCTGTAAAATTGGAAACAAAAGAACACTGATTTTCTGCAATCACCGTGAAGCAGTTGACAGAATCTCTGAACTCTTACGCGAAAAAGGAATCGACAGAGAAACTTTTCATGGCGGAATGGAACAAGATGAAAGAGAACGTGCTTTATTGAAGTTCCGAAATGATTCCGCAAGAATTTTAATTACGACAGATCTGGCATCAAGAGGTTTAGATGTTCCCGAAGTTGAATCCATCGTTCATTATCAATTGCCTCCCAAAGAAGATGCTTTTATTCACAGAAACGGCCGTACTGCCAGGATGAACGCAAAAGGTTTTGCTTACCTGATCATGACTGCGGAAGAAAATTTTCCATTCATCAAAAACAACACCCCGGAAGAAAGTGTTACAGGATTCAATAAAATTCCTGAGAAGACCCCTTTCCAAACCATTTATATCAGTGCCGGAAAAAAGGATAAAGTAAATAAGGTTGACATTGTTGGCTACTTGCTTAAAAAAGGAGAATTACAAAAAGAAGATGTGGGGGCTATCGAAGTGAAAGATACCACATCATACGTTGCAGTGGCCAGAAATAAAGTGAATGCTGTTTTAAGAAAGCTTCAGCATGAAAAGCTGAAAGGCAAAAAGGTAAAAATGGAGGTTGCTTATTAA